In a single window of the Cydia pomonella isolate Wapato2018A chromosome 2, ilCydPomo1, whole genome shotgun sequence genome:
- the LOC133515467 gene encoding uncharacterized protein LOC133515467 yields MALRGRTVGEIPKDAVELTPVEATNYVWELISNWESFSDTWALRYGPMVLGGMSALSGVIINDHYRKKLKLGNFGFFSSVIPISLMPGLMTALFHRHLVSTEMLLMKKEACPICYEIKSAAIQWGFGIAYPMVLGPASGLMFASRYSTYRVPNLIEGPKVMFEFLAKLTKPFYSTLVYMGAFQLIMSSVLTYFEMKNHITVRLKILEIEEKVMGEHGLK; encoded by the exons ATGGCTTTAAGGGGCAGGACGGTCGGAGAAATTCCGAAAGATGCAGTCGAACTTACGCCAGTTGAAGCTACCAATTATGTCTGGGAGCTAATTTCTAATTGGGAATCTTTCTCCGACAC ATGGGCATTACGTTACGGTCCGATGGTCTTAGGAGGCATGAGTGCGTTGTCTGGCGTCATCATAAATGACCACTACAGGAAGAAATTAAAGTTGGGCAACTTTGGATTTTTCTCTTCAGTGATACCTATTTCTCTGATGCCTGGGTTGATGACTGCATTATTTCATAGACAT TTGGTGTCAACAGAGATGTTACTGATGAAGAAGGAAGCCTGTCCCATTTGCTACGAGATCAAATCTGCAGCCATCCAGTGGGGCTTTGGTATCGCCTACCCCATGGTTTTAGGACCTGCATCAGGTTTAATG TTCGCCAGCAGATACTCCACATACAGAGTACCCAATCTAATAGAGGGGCCTAAAGTAATGTTCGAGTTTCTTGCCAAACTAACAAAGCCTTTCTACTCAACGCTAGTTTACATGGGCGCCTTCCAGCTGATCATGTCATCCGTGCTGACATATTTCGAGATGAAGAACCATATCACTGTTAGGTTAAAGATATTGGAAATTGAAGAAAAAGTTATGGGCGAACATGGGCTTAAATAg